The proteins below come from a single Staphylococcus sp. MI 10-1553 genomic window:
- a CDS encoding SHP2/SHP3 family peptide pheromone → MKKISKIFPVFFLVMDIIIIVGGVTMKEPVIEIRNSYKMLTFSIKHFSQIFLKLREN, encoded by the coding sequence ATGAAGAAAATTTCAAAAATTTTTCCAGTTTTCTTCCTGGTAATGGATATTATTATCATTGTTGGTGGTGTCACAATGAAGGAACCGGTAATTGAAATCAGAAACTCATACAAAATGTTGACTTTTTCGATAAAACATTTTTCTCAGATTTTCTTGAAGTTACGAGAGAATTAA